The sequence GTAAAACAACATAAACAGTTAGCATTCACTGAAATGATGTGGATATAAGCAATAGACACTTTTCCATAATGTGCTTGTtaatatcacccagccctacaCACATTATAGCATCTAATCTGGAGGTGGATGGGATCAGGAAATATATATCACACCCACTATAATCATTGTTAGATTGGTACATCCATATTATTCTGTCTTTTTGTTTTGACAGGAAGTGAAGTTGCATTGCCATGGGAATGATTTACCTTTACTAGAAAGACACACAGAAGCAGTGTGGACGGTACCCACCCCCTGGCACAGGACTGACGGGCACAGCATGGCGAGCATGAGCGTCAGTGTACCAGTAAAAGATGGAGGCTCTCTGCAGAAGGGACTGAAACGGATCTGCAGAGACGGGCATGAGGAAGCGCTCGTAAAGAAGCGGTTGATGGCGGAAATGAAGCTGGCACAGAGGCTGAAGCATGATGATGTGGAGGGGGATAAAGTGCTGGATCTAAATCCGGCTCTGAAACACACGCTGGCACAGTTCACTCTAAGCAGCCGCAGCTCACTCGGGGGTCCGGCTGCGTTCTCAGCCCGGACCACCACTGACAAGGACCTCAGTTTGCCCATACCACCTGCCCAGCCTCTTCCTTCTCCCTCGATACTGGGGACAGGGCCTTTACTGGTGCCCAGCGACAGTTCCACTGAGCTGACCTACTCTGTACTGGAGGGCGAGTCCATTTCCTCCTTTCTTGTGGGGGGTGAGAAGCGTCTGTGCCTGCCGCAGATATTAAACTCAGTACTGCGGGACTTTGCGCTGCAGCAGATTAACGCCGTGTGTGATGAGCTGTACGTTTATTGTGCTCGTTGTGATGGCCAGCAGCTGCATGTTCTCAAAATGTTGGGCATCCTGCCTGTCAACGCTCCGTCCTGTGGTCTGATCACACAGACCGATGCTCAGAGACTGTGTAATGCCCTGCTACGCCCTGGCACGAACCCCTCCACCTCTGCGGTTCCACCTGTCCTGAACTCTGACCGAGAGGGATTCCGGGTGGAGCACTGGTGTATGGGAAGATGCCGCGGAGTGTTCGTACCACGATGCTACGTGCACCCGGAGGCAccgtgtgtgcagtgtgtgaagTGTAGGCTTCTGTTCACACCACAGAGCTTCGTCATGCACTCTCACCAGCCACCAGATAAACGAACATGTCACTGGGGCTTCGATTCAGCCCAGTGGGGGCGCTATCTGCAGCTCAGCACATGCTACGAGGGCACAGCCGAGGAGAGCACGCTCAAAAAAATGCTTAATCAGATGAAAGAAAAGTTCAGCCTACATCCAGAGATGCTCTCGTGCCAGGTAGAGACTTTCTGATACCCAGTATTCTATGTGTGCAAGATTAAACTGGTCACAGTAATAACATTATCAGGacacatttttactgtaaaCAAACAAGACTCAGTTTGGCTTAATtaagttaaaaatcaaaaatccaGTCAGACATCAAAACCACATTCATGCATTTACAGTTGTGGTCAACACTGGCCCCTAAACATGGGCATGTACCCACTTTgtatcattaaaatattttaatagcatgtcCAAATAAATTCATCAAAACGTTTAAAcaagaaataaagaagaaacaCAGACAGGGTTACAGCCGCTCTTCCCTAACAGTGACCGCCTCAGAACGTTTTTTGTAGCATCTGTGAGCTAGTTAGTGGATATAAGATATTTCTGAGCATGAATACGTgaactaggtgtgtgtgtgtgtgtgtgtgtgtgtgtgtgtgtgtgagagagagagagggagtgtgtgtgtgtgtgtgtgtgtgtgagagagagagggagtgtgtgtgagagggagagACGTCTGGGTGTCCATTTGTTTTACAGAATGTTTTTGTAAACCACAGCTGACCCAGTTTACAGCCTGAGGGGTTGATGGTGGTTGTTGGTGGAGGTTGTTGAAGAAGGGGGTTGGTTATTTGTTCACAGAGGGGGGGTGATGGGGGAAGGGTGTCTGGTCTGGACAGAAAGCACACAGTTCAGTTCCGGGGTCATGATGGGGTCATGCAGTAATAGGATTTAGGAATGTGATGTCACACCCTGACTGGTCGTCGTATCCATAGCATCACTATCACCTATAAATACGTACCGAACATTAAACAAGCTTCTGTTTTACAGCTGCATGAGGAGTTACGTTAAATATTCATCTATCATTTACTACAAACAGCTGCACATTTtgatttcctttatttattacagtgcaAAGATAGCATTACACGTTTACAGAGGATTTCTGTAGTAAGTGTTAAATATACACCTACAGTACGCTAAAGTTACATCTACAATATCTAAACACACTGAGGTCCTGAATACCCCAGCTCTGATGATTGTAGAGGTTTGGGATCAGGGCTGGGGCTCTGGTGTTTTTGGCTGTAGGAGAAGTGCATGTATCCTGGGTGTGTTGGGTCATTATCGCTCAGACAGCTGTGTGAGAC is a genomic window of Trichomycterus rosablanca isolate fTriRos1 chromosome 4, fTriRos1.hap1, whole genome shotgun sequence containing:
- the skila gene encoding ski-like protein isoform X2, with the protein product MASMSVSVPVKDGGSLQKGLKRICRDGHEEALVKKRLMAEMKLAQRLKHDDVEGDKVLDLNPALKHTLAQFTLSSRSSLGGPAAFSARTTTDKDLSLPIPPAQPLPSPSILGTGPLLVPSDSSTELTYSVLEGESISSFLVGGEKRLCLPQILNSVLRDFALQQINAVCDELYVYCARCDGQQLHVLKMLGILPVNAPSCGLITQTDAQRLCNALLRPGTNPSTSAVPPVLNSDREGFRVEHWCMGRCRGVFVPRCYVHPEAPCVQCVKCRLLFTPQSFVMHSHQPPDKRTCHWGFDSAQWGRYLQLSTCYEGTAEESTLKKMLNQMKEKFSLHPEMLSCQVPNHELGVKTSSPDLSLHTDTLQREDPLAFSRLSSKIKQEVGSPAFIHPSFYLYDEMVAPNVSLQKNLVDRLDSLGTLLKHQYSRTTHDLHVTPSTIVKETKSYHGDEAHEHCHPPPTGITTETGIKEEDDKKQLLLEMVHMYNTQQEQLSMTLHTHLQLETELQKVRDGDGDEKELRRLSREHAEGPASETGSG
- the skila gene encoding ski-like protein isoform X1 — protein: MASMSVSVPVKDGGSLQKGLKRICRDGHEEALVKKRLMAEMKLAQRLKHDDVEGDKVLDLNPALKHTLAQFTLSSRSSLGGPAAFSARTTTDKDLSLPIPPAQPLPSPSILGTGPLLVPSDSSTELTYSVLEGESISSFLVGGEKRLCLPQILNSVLRDFALQQINAVCDELYVYCARCDGQQLHVLKMLGILPVNAPSCGLITQTDAQRLCNALLRPGTNPSTSAVPPVLNSDREGFRVEHWCMGRCRGVFVPRCYVHPEAPCVQCVKCRLLFTPQSFVMHSHQPPDKRTCHWGFDSAQWGRYLQLSTCYEGTAEESTLKKMLNQMKEKFSLHPEMLSCQVPNHELGVKTSSPDLSLHTDTLQREDPLAFSRLSSKIKQEVGSPAFIHPSFYLYDEMVAPNVSLQKNLVDRLDSLGTLLKHQYSRTTHDLHVTPSTIVKETKSYHGDEAHEHCHPPPTGITTETGIKEEDDKKQLLLEMVHMYNTQQEQLSMTLHTHLQLETELQKVRDGDGDEKELRRLSREHGELQNELEVMHTEHAQKLRGVQQEHRKLEQRLEQFQHQNCTCIHTEEGYTKQLKDLRVRLDQAETERQELQEELRRERHAHQELQLIISQLHLQINQSQS